In Oncorhynchus clarkii lewisi isolate Uvic-CL-2024 chromosome 2, UVic_Ocla_1.0, whole genome shotgun sequence, one DNA window encodes the following:
- the LOC139422802 gene encoding uncharacterized protein gives MGMTHEVQQDKITEDISDAEDVEKEKSNSDEEMDISKDTGEEQDCNGGKGVEEEEEEEEEEGGEEDQTVKRRQCSLECKDCGKRFTRRETFNLHRHFHAHQDELASLTCKECGLTFHHRSSLIKHRSEHQQKVEQPVERKRRRSPQGVHKEERPSFQCDHCEETFPSLSKLRLHTCDCAPDKAYRCPLCRKEFRMKISITSHMQNHSLSSHPFRCQECHKSFSDIFSLRDHQGSHASLKPYACPECGMVFRHRSVMEDHRRKHIEDTQGPHRCNICGKHFKYSSLLQQHQYLHTGQKPFRCPDCGKTFALAQNMKAHCRQHRRHPHACSLCPLTFPDQGSLQAHVSCHETVGGLDKENTNHGLEPKRIFNCPLCPQNFPSPADLRAHMLIHEAEHERMENGACKDWETNRYTCPHCPATYSDQSNMMAHLTTHTSARVRVERQGNGLEVGRSAPLNTANVPGRWHREEMSSKPLKCPDCGKSFRHRSVLTLHMRIHSKDKPYQCRVCNKSFRFNSYLQQHMIIHTGEKPYKCPDCSKDFAFLQNMRTHQRLHTQKPFRCTKCRKGYSDENQLQRHLLSHNGEKPHKCHLCEKSFGLAYLLRDHLNTHTGERPHRCQECHKTFPWLGSLLVHQKIHARKRQGSSQPYSFPMAMRIRGKGSRGRSGGRLASGWPRLGGMGRSGMDTPQQTPPYQVPMSRSPEWQRRPAQPRPTTFSSQMDMQQPGETSARRPPPVHQQWRVEGGELRPVPLPNQSQPSQDPERQPAPVQQQPSPQIQPQQVPQSPLIQQQVQLQLQLQPHLHPQLRQQQVQHHLQSPLIQQQLQWQQPGGQLQPQLVPQQQWQPARHLLQQKLPWLPDAQPRPAPPQQPQQWHSDGLPRPPPQQQQRNSGRAEAPTTSQPGLSVSQSLEPPPPGESGGTMPLGNKTPPVARPQNPSPLAVSEQEQHRQQPKPMSWGNTPTTPPVPTLSSVQLDFPGSPIYMDGAALWGGLRTSPAVPPSQSTSNKLGQELKLPRWSSVSVPMQKAVNESPTPPRKEDTRVWDFNAPLVMSPTVSSSEKAGSGREQQKQWSPALLSTSSSAQMGHSSVMSISSPPTHGIGGSPWDFKGSPSNKSGLSQELEQQQQKHLSSSWTNVPTSTQNVPISIQYDPQRFTHGVGPTVWGFQTTPAGPQQQPMVTGTQIIINQTSPFFSPLPPLPPLSLPGSHPLHSVAVGSLPRPPHPNIFFTPQAIMSERPHMTQTLSLPQLAPRPVPHKLGRLPYAPDRLLQCMICGCSLPRELDLQMHYMQHAQGEI, from the coding sequence ATGGGGATGACTCATGAGGTGCAGCAGGATAAGATTACTGAAGATATCTCAGATGCAGAGGATGTGGAAAAGGAAAAATCAAATTCTGACGAGGAGATGGATATATCAAAAGACACAGGTGAAGAACAAGATTGTAATGGAGgaaagggggtggaggaggaggaggaagaagaagaggaagaaggaggagaagaggaccaaacagtGAAACGGAGGCAATGTAGTTTGGAGTGCAAAGACTGTGGGAAGAGGTTCACCCGTCGGGAGACATTCAACCTCCATCGTCACTTTCACGCTCACCAGGATGAACTGGCCTCACTCACCTGTAAGGAGTGTGGCCTTACCTTCCATCACCGCAGCAGCCTCATCAAGCACCGCAGTGAGCACCAACAGAAGGTTGAACAGCCTGTGGAGCGGAAGAGGAGAAGGAGCCCACAGGGAGTCCACAAGGAGGAGAGGCCAAGCTTCCAGTGTGACCACTGTGAAGAGACTTTCCCATCACTGAGCAAACTGAGGCTCCACACCTGCGACTGTGCCCCGGATAAGGCGTACCGCTGCCCCCTGTGCCGCAAAGAGTTCCGCATGAAGATCTCCATCACCAGCCACATGCAGAACCACTCCCTGAGCTCCCACCCCTTCCGCTGCCAGGAGTGCCACAAGAGCTTCTCTGACATATTTTCCCTGCGTGACCACCAGGGCTCCCATGCCTCCCTCAAGCCCTACGCGTGCCCCGAGTGTGGCATGGTGTTCAGGCACCGCTCTGTCATGGAGGACCACCGTCGTAAGCACATAGAGGACACACAAGGCCCCCACCGGTGCAACATCTGTGGGAAGCACTTCAAGTATTCCAGCCTCCTGCAACAGCATCAATACCTTCACACGGGCCAGAAACCCTTCCGCTGCCCAGACTGTGGCAAAACGTTTGCTTTAGCCCAGAACATGAAGGCGCACTGCCGCCAGCATAGACGGCACCCCCACGCCTGCTCTCTTTGCCCCCTCACTTTCCCCGACCAGGGCAGTCTGCAGGCTCACGTGTCATGCCACGAGACAGTCGGGGGACTAGACAAGGAGAACACAAACCACGGGTTGGAGCCAAAACGTATATTCAACTGTCCCCTCTGTCCTCAGAACTTTCCTTCACCAGCTGACCTGAGGGCTCACATGCTGATCCATGAAGCAGAGCATGAGAGGATGGAGAACGGGGCGTGTAAAGACTGGGAAACAAACCGTTACACCTGTCCACACTGTCCTGCCACCTACTCTGACCAGTCTAATATGATGGCCCACCTGACAACTCACACGTCTGCCCGGGTCAGGGTAGAGAGGCAGGGTAATGGACTTGAAGTAGGGAGATCTGCTCCACTTAACACTGCCAACGTCCCAGGGAGGTGGCATAGGGAGGAGATGAGTAGTAAGCCTTTAAAGTGTCCAGACTGTGGCAAGTCGTTCCGTCACCGCTCTGTGTTAACGTTGCACATGCGTATTCATTCCAAGGACAAGCCTTACCAGTGCAGGGTGTGCAACAAGTCCTTCAGATTCAACAGCTATCTGCAGCAGCACATGATCATTCACACCGGGGAGAAACCATACAAGTGCCCAGACTGCAGCAAGGACTTTGCTTTCCTGCAGAACATGAGAACCCATCAGAGGCTGCACACACAGAAACCGTTCCGCTGCACAAAGTGCCGTAAGGGATACAGCGACGAGAATCAGCTTCAGCGCCATTTGCTGTCACACAACGGCGAAAAGCCCCACAAGTGCCACCTCTGCGAAAAGAGCTTTGGGCTGGCCTACCTGCTGCGGGACCATCTGAACACCCACACAGGCGAGAGGCCCCATCGCTGTCAGGAGTGCCACAAGACATTCCCCTGGCTCGGCAGCCTGCTGGTGCATCAGAAAATCCACGCTAGAAAGCGCCAGGGGTCGAGTCAGCCTTATTCTTTTCCAATGGCCATGAGGATAAGAGGCAAGGGTAGCAGGGGCCGGAGCGGAGGCAGGCTGGCATCAGGCTGGCCCAGGTTGGGTGGAATGGGGCGATCAGGTATGGACACGCCCCAACAAACACCTCCATATCAAGTCCCAATGTCAAGGAGTCCTGAGTGGCAGAGGAGGCCGGCCCAGCCACGGCCAACCACGTTTTCATCCCAGATGGATATGCAGCAGCCAGGGGAGACGTCTGCGAGAAGGCCTCCACCAGTCCACCAACAGTGGCGGGTGGAAGGTGGAGAACTGAGGCCTGTCCCACTGCCTAACCAGTCTCAACCGTCTCAGGATCCTGAAAGACAACCAGCGCCTGTCCAACAGCAGCCATCTCCACAAATACAGCCACAGCAGGTACCACAGTCTCCACTGATACAACAACAAGTGCAATTACAGCTACAGCTACAGCCACATCTACATCCGCAGCTGCGCCAACAGCAGGTTCAGCATCATCTACAGTCTCCGCTGATCCAACAGCAATTACAGTGGCAGCAACCAGGTGgacagctccagccccagctagTACCACAACAGCAGTGGCAGCCTGCCAGACACTTGCTCCAGCAAAAGCTGCCCTGGTTACCAGATGCTCAGCCCCGGCCTGCCCCACCACAGCAACCCCAGCAGTGGCACTCAGATGGCCTGCCTCGGCCACCCCCACAACAACAGCAGAGGAATTCAGGCAGGGCAGAGGCACCTACAACGTCACAGCCTGGTCTTAGTGTATCTCAGAGCCTAGAACCCCCTCCTCCGGGAGAAAGTGGAGGGACCATGCCCTTAGGTAACAAAACACCACCAGTGGCCAGGCCACAGAATCCCAGCCCATTAGCTGTGAGTGAGCAGGAGCAACACAGGCAACAGCCGAAGCCCATGAGCTGGGGTAACACACCCACTACACCACCAGTCCCCACACTGAGCTCTGTTCAGCTTGACTTCCCTGGGTCCCCCATTTACATGGATGGGGCTGCTTTGTGGGGTGGGCTGAGGACCTCTCCAGCAGTGCCACCATCCCAGAGCACATCAAACAAGCTGGGCCAAGAGCTTAAGCTACCAAGATGGTCGAGCGTCTCAGTGCCAATGCAGAAAGCTGTTAATGAATCACCCACACCTCCTAGAAAAGAGGACACTAGAGTTTGGGACTTTAATGCACCTCTGGTAATGTCCCCAACTGTTAGTTCATCAGAGAAAGCTGGGAGTGGGCGTGAGCAACAGAAACAGTGGTCTCCAGCTCTACTCAGTACATCCTCCTCAGCTCAGATGGGCCACAGCTCTGTCATGTCAATTTCAAGCCCTCCAACTCATGGAATTGGAGGTAGTCCCTGGGATTTCAAAGGATCCCCCTCAAACAAATCAGGCCTTAGCCAGGAGttagagcagcagcagcaaaaacATCTATCCTCCAGCTGGACCAATGTACCCACATCCACTCAGAATGTTCCCATCTCCATTCAATATGACCCACAACGTTTCACTCATGGGGTGGGACCCACTGTGTGGGGTTTCCAAACCACTCCAGCTGGCCCACAGCAGCAGCCAATGGTAACAGGCACTCAAATCATCATAAATCagacctctcctttcttctcacctctccctccgCTCCCTCCTCTTAGTTTGCCTGGCTCACACCCTCTTCACTCTGTAGCAGTCGGCTCTCTACCAAGGCCTCCACACCCAAACATTTTCTTCACGCCACAGGCTATCATGAGTGAGAGGCCACACATGACACAGACCCTGTCGCTACCTCAGCTCGCCCCACGGCCTGTTCCTCACAAACTGGGCCGTTTGCCTTACGCCCCAGACCGCCTTCTCCAGTGCATGATCTGTGGCTGCTCTCTACCCCGGGAGTTAGACTTGCAAATGCACTACATGCAGCATGCACAGGGAGAGATTTGA
- the LOC139422807 gene encoding uncharacterized protein isoform X1, whose amino-acid sequence MTEYYEEGGLLYEHSPPMHIKVESPEGPFGGGVSEDGFPREDEDSEGSCDQSSGLPGGLPFNVVVVHPNIMTPGMSSDDLLSMEQHRGLSSVLAAGGAGKRKSRFSGAELEVLVSEVTRCEGELFGPAGRLRRRERERIWAGILERVNAVSRVPRTLREVKKRWDDLKRRNGGRLADARHRTCYLPSNRGASMLGRSAQSSPRLHQARQKQSTRGKASFTCFTDTEPVGGGEGLERDGFEKDEDSGEREVEVGEAECEGAESSMEEKLGLGLGLGIGPPPNSERWLPPSPLYSAPFLNGTPQPSPQPSLGAQQGPLEAPPRGLWLEDELRGVGEAALQLGDRVEQSLREFGEGFRRDMRTLVASQEALATSLQQNNVLLQRLLGVLEAQQQQQQQPPQQQPHHSQKQQPQQSIMQQPQQLQQQQPQPQQPIQQQPQQQQIQQPQLVQQQQQQQIQQQQLLLQQPQLVQQQQQQIQLLPQQPQQHHPQSPSNQPTLAVAPVPPPPDILDGTTRPDPPAVINGTVQRPRRGRIVDHRRRRRR is encoded by the exons ATGACTGAGTACTACGAGGAGGGGGGGCTGTTGTACGAGCACTCGCCTCCCATGCACATCAAAGTGGAGTCTCCGGAGGGACCCTTCGGAGGGGGCGTCTCAGAGGACGGCTTTCCCAGGGAGGATGAGGACTCGGAAGGCAGCTGTGACCAAAGCAGCGGGCTGCCTGGTGGACTCCCCTTCAACGTGGTGGTGGTGCATCCTAACATCATGACCCCTGGCATGTCCTCAGATGACCTCCTATCCATGGAACAGC ACAGAGGTTTGTCCTCTGTGTTGGCAGCAGGGGGTGCAGGAAAGAGGAAGAGTCGTTTTAGCGGTGCAGAGCTGGAGGTGCTGGTTTCTGAGGTGACGCGGTGTGAGGGAGAGCTTTTTGGTCCTGCTGGGAGGCTCCggcgcagggagagagagaggatctggGCAGGGATCCTGGAGCGGGTCAACGCTGTGTCCAGAGTCCCTCGCACCCTCCGCGAGGTCAAAAAGCGCTGGGATGACCTGAAGAGACGCAATGGAGGCAGGCTGGCAGACGCTAGGCACCGCACTTGTTACCTGCCATCCAACAGAGGGGCTTCCATGCTAGGACGGTCAGCTCAGTCAAGCCCCAGGCTTCACCAGGCCAGACAGAAGCAAAGCACCAGAGGGAAGGCCAGTTTCACGTGCTTCACTGATACAGAACCAG TGGGTGGAGGTGAAGGGTTGGAGAGGGATGGCTTTGAGAAGGATGAGGATAGTGGTGAGCGGGAAGTGGAGGTGGGAGAGGCGGAATGCGAGGGGGCAGAGAGCAGTATGGAGGAAAAGCTGGGtttaggactgggactggggataGGACCTCCCCCTAACTCGGAACGCTGgctgcctccctctcccctctacagCGCCCCTTTCCTCAATGGGACCCCTCAGCCTAGTCCCCAGCCATCACTAGGGGCCCAGCAGGGACCATTGGAGGCCCCTCCTCGCGGCTTATGGCTGGAGGACGAGCTCCGCGGCGTGGGGGAGGCAGCTCTGCAGCTGGGGGATCGGGTGGAGCAGAGTCTTCGGGAGTTTGGGGAGGGATTCCGACGTGATATGAGAACATTAGTGGCCTCTCAAGAGGCACTGGCAACCAGCCTACAGCAAAACAATGTTCTCCTGCAAAGGCTGCTGGGAGTCCTAGAggcacagcagcagcaacaacaacaaccaccacagCAGCAGCCACATCATTCCCAAAAACAACAGCCACAACAGTCAATAATGCAGCAACCACAacagttacagcagcagcaaccaCAGCCTCAACAACCAATTCAGCAGCAGCCGCAACAACAACAGATACAGCAACCCCAACTggtgcagcagcagcaacaacaacagataCAACAGCAACAACTGTTACTACAGCAACCCCAACTGgtgcagcagcaacaacaacaaatacaaCTGCTACCACAGCAACCACAGCAGCACCACCCCCAGAGTCCAAGTAATCAACCAACTTTAGCAGTTGCCCCTGTACCACCACCCCCAGATATTCTTGATGGTACCACCCGTCCAGATCCACCCGCAGTCATTAATGGAACCGTCCAACGGCCAAGGCGGGGGAGAATTGTTGACCATAGACGAAGAAGAAGGCGTTAG
- the LOC139422807 gene encoding uncharacterized protein isoform X2, producing MTEYYEEGGLLYEHSPPMHIKVESPEGPFGGGVSEDGFPREDEDSEGSCDQSSGLPGGLPFNVVVVHPNIMTPGMSSDDLLSMEQPGGAGKRKSRFSGAELEVLVSEVTRCEGELFGPAGRLRRRERERIWAGILERVNAVSRVPRTLREVKKRWDDLKRRNGGRLADARHRTCYLPSNRGASMLGRSAQSSPRLHQARQKQSTRGKASFTCFTDTEPVGGGEGLERDGFEKDEDSGEREVEVGEAECEGAESSMEEKLGLGLGLGIGPPPNSERWLPPSPLYSAPFLNGTPQPSPQPSLGAQQGPLEAPPRGLWLEDELRGVGEAALQLGDRVEQSLREFGEGFRRDMRTLVASQEALATSLQQNNVLLQRLLGVLEAQQQQQQQPPQQQPHHSQKQQPQQSIMQQPQQLQQQQPQPQQPIQQQPQQQQIQQPQLVQQQQQQQIQQQQLLLQQPQLVQQQQQQIQLLPQQPQQHHPQSPSNQPTLAVAPVPPPPDILDGTTRPDPPAVINGTVQRPRRGRIVDHRRRRRR from the exons ATGACTGAGTACTACGAGGAGGGGGGGCTGTTGTACGAGCACTCGCCTCCCATGCACATCAAAGTGGAGTCTCCGGAGGGACCCTTCGGAGGGGGCGTCTCAGAGGACGGCTTTCCCAGGGAGGATGAGGACTCGGAAGGCAGCTGTGACCAAAGCAGCGGGCTGCCTGGTGGACTCCCCTTCAACGTGGTGGTGGTGCATCCTAACATCATGACCCCTGGCATGTCCTCAGATGACCTCCTATCCATGGAACAGC CAGGGGGTGCAGGAAAGAGGAAGAGTCGTTTTAGCGGTGCAGAGCTGGAGGTGCTGGTTTCTGAGGTGACGCGGTGTGAGGGAGAGCTTTTTGGTCCTGCTGGGAGGCTCCggcgcagggagagagagaggatctggGCAGGGATCCTGGAGCGGGTCAACGCTGTGTCCAGAGTCCCTCGCACCCTCCGCGAGGTCAAAAAGCGCTGGGATGACCTGAAGAGACGCAATGGAGGCAGGCTGGCAGACGCTAGGCACCGCACTTGTTACCTGCCATCCAACAGAGGGGCTTCCATGCTAGGACGGTCAGCTCAGTCAAGCCCCAGGCTTCACCAGGCCAGACAGAAGCAAAGCACCAGAGGGAAGGCCAGTTTCACGTGCTTCACTGATACAGAACCAG TGGGTGGAGGTGAAGGGTTGGAGAGGGATGGCTTTGAGAAGGATGAGGATAGTGGTGAGCGGGAAGTGGAGGTGGGAGAGGCGGAATGCGAGGGGGCAGAGAGCAGTATGGAGGAAAAGCTGGGtttaggactgggactggggataGGACCTCCCCCTAACTCGGAACGCTGgctgcctccctctcccctctacagCGCCCCTTTCCTCAATGGGACCCCTCAGCCTAGTCCCCAGCCATCACTAGGGGCCCAGCAGGGACCATTGGAGGCCCCTCCTCGCGGCTTATGGCTGGAGGACGAGCTCCGCGGCGTGGGGGAGGCAGCTCTGCAGCTGGGGGATCGGGTGGAGCAGAGTCTTCGGGAGTTTGGGGAGGGATTCCGACGTGATATGAGAACATTAGTGGCCTCTCAAGAGGCACTGGCAACCAGCCTACAGCAAAACAATGTTCTCCTGCAAAGGCTGCTGGGAGTCCTAGAggcacagcagcagcaacaacaacaaccaccacagCAGCAGCCACATCATTCCCAAAAACAACAGCCACAACAGTCAATAATGCAGCAACCACAacagttacagcagcagcaaccaCAGCCTCAACAACCAATTCAGCAGCAGCCGCAACAACAACAGATACAGCAACCCCAACTggtgcagcagcagcaacaacaacagataCAACAGCAACAACTGTTACTACAGCAACCCCAACTGgtgcagcagcaacaacaacaaatacaaCTGCTACCACAGCAACCACAGCAGCACCACCCCCAGAGTCCAAGTAATCAACCAACTTTAGCAGTTGCCCCTGTACCACCACCCCCAGATATTCTTGATGGTACCACCCGTCCAGATCCACCCGCAGTCATTAATGGAACCGTCCAACGGCCAAGGCGGGGGAGAATTGTTGACCATAGACGAAGAAGAAGGCGTTAG
- the LOC139423068 gene encoding CD209 antigen-like protein C: MTEENNMMISECIIDSTKCIKRVERDCGDSDEWTTVLFVSAETLKGHDSGTKTEDTTPKSRPGESNYGSEGSMGRCSRVAAACLGLLCLLLLAGIMVLFVYYNGVTVRLEERLLVYRTSNNNLTEQRDELQVQNKNLDKEKADLKRRYNMLNQTCLEAWKKFGFSLYYISDGTESWDESIQDCLKRGADLVIINNRVEQEFICPFKRFFWIGLTDRETKGTWKWVDGTLMTTGFWSPGEPNGASINSTEDCAEVNTFNDPEKNWNDLRCSERRHWICEKLADQ, encoded by the coding sequence ATGACAGAGGAAAATAACATGATGATTTCTGAGTGTATCATTGACAGCACCAAATGCATTAAAAGGGTGGAACGAGACTGTGGTGATTCTGATGAGTGGACTACGGTCCTATTTGTCAGTGCAGAGACCCTGAAAGGACATGATTCTGGTACCAAGACAGAAGACACCACACCAAAGAGTAGACCTGGAGAAAGTAACTACGGCTCTGAGGGCTCGATGGGGAGATGTTCCAGAGTTGCTGCAGCGTGTCTGGGCCTGCTGTGCCTTCTACTACTGGCTGGGATCATGGTGCTGTTTGTCTACTATAATGGAGTCACTGTCCGTTTGGAGGAGAGGTTGTTAGTTTATAGAACCAGcaacaacaacctgactgaacaGAGAGACGAGCTACAGGTCCAAAACAAAAACCTGGATAAAGAAAAGGCTGATCTAAAGAGAAGGTACAATATGCTGAATCAAACCTGCCTTGAAGCATGGAAGAAGTTTGGTTTCAGTTTGTACTACATCTCTGACGGGACTGAATCCTGGGATGAGAGCATACAGGACTGTCTAAAgagaggagcagacctggtgatcataaacaacagagtggAACAGGAATTCATCTGTCCATTTAAACGTTTTTtctggattggtctgactgacagagagacaaaggggacTTGGAAATGGGTGGACGGGACACTAATGACCACAGGGTTCTGGTCTCCTGGTGAGCCAAATGGTGCCTCTATCAACTCTACTGAGGACTGTGCTGAGGTTAACACCTTCAATGACCCAGAGAAAAACTGGAATGATCTCAGGTGTAGTGAACGGCGGCACTGGATTTGCGAGAAATTGGCTGATCAGTAG
- the LOC139423083 gene encoding trypsin-3 encodes MKAIILLALFAVAFTAPIDDEDDKIVGGYECRKNSASYQASLQSGYHFCGGSLISSTWVVSAAHCYKSRIQVRLGEHNIAVNEGTEQFIDSVKVIMHPSYNSRNLDNDIMLIKLSKPASLNSYVSTVALPSSCASSGTRCLVSGWGNLSGSSSNYPDTLRCLDLPILSSSSCNSAYPGQITSNMFCAGFMEGGKDSCQGDSGGPVVCNGQLQGVVSWGYGCAQRNKPGVYTKVCNYKSWISSTMSSN; translated from the exons ATGAAGGCCATCATTCTTCTCGCTCTGTTCGCTGTGGCAT TCACTGCCCCCATTGATGATGAGGATGACAAGATTGTTGGAGGGTACGAGTGCAGAAAGAACTCTGCATCCTACCAGGCATCACTGCAGTCTGGCTACCACTTCTGTGGTGGCTCCCTGATCTCCAGCACATGGGTGGTGTCTGCTGCTCACTGCTACAAGTC ccgcaTCCAGGTGCGTCTGGGTGAGCACAACATTGCCGTCAACGAGGGCACTGAGCAGTTCATCGACTCAGTAAAGGTCATCATGCACCCCAGTTATAACAGCCGCAACCTGGACAACGACATCATGCTGATCAAGCTGAGCAAGCCCGCCTCCCTGAACAGCTATGTGAGCACTGTGGCTCTGCCCTCCAGCTGTGCCAGCTCTGGCACCCGCTGTCTGGTCTCTGGCTGGGGCAACCTATCCGGCAGCAGCA GCAACTACCCTGACACTCTGAGGTGCCTGGATCTCCCCATCctgagcagcagcagctgcaACAGCGCCTATCCTGGACAGATCACCTCCAACATGTTCTGTGCTGGCTTCATGGAGGGAGGCAAGGACTCTTGCCAG GGAGACTCCGGTGGCCCCGTGGTGTGCAATGGTCAGCTGCAGGGTGTTGTGTCCTGGGGTTACGGCTGTGCCCAGAGGAACAAGCCTGGTGTCTACACCAAGGTCTGCAACTACAAATCCTGGATCAGCAGCACCATGTCCTCCAACTAA
- the LOC139423101 gene encoding zinc finger protein 133-like, producing MLMVIVKQEEEDHMEQMSNGPLSSDTLIKQEQEEGLEQGTTAPAPDDQLPEKTDTLEEAEKEGKDRRGASLLLRLRMSGSDSSWCCRLCQRCFSSSWQLTGHCCTGIAGEDGVAHGHKVKLEFQCPVCGDRFLRPTAFIMHKRSHMGQSQYVCGVCGRTLKSLCKLSSHKCSHSRRRGTVAERQQCHDCSQSFCNLTALRSHRERQHGEERNWEDEEDRVVREEEEGSTAVISNDST from the exons ATGCTGATGGTCATCGTTAAACAAGAGGAAGAAGACCATATGGAGCAGATGTCCAATGGTCCACTGTCATCTGACACGCTCATCAAACAGGAGCAAGAAGAGGGCCTAGAACAAGGCACTACAG CTCCAGCTCCAGATGACCAACTCCCTGAGAAAACAGACACCCTGGAAGAAGCAGAGAAGGAAGGGAAAGACAGGAGAGGTGCTAGTCTGCTGTTAAGACTGAGGATGTCTGGGTCAGACTCCAGTTGGTGCTGCAGACTGTGTCAGCGCTGCTTCAGTTCCTCCTGGCAGCTGACGGGACACTGTTGTACTGGCATCGCGGGGGAGGACGGGGTCGCCCACGGCCACAAGGTCAAACTGGAGTTCCAGTGCCCAGTGTGTGGCGACCGCTTCCTCCGCCCCACAGCCTTCATCATGCACAAGCGCAGTCACATGGGCCAGTCCCAGTACGTCTGTGGGGTCTGTGGACGGACGCTCAAGAGCCTGTGCAAGCTGTCCTCCCACAAGTGCTCACACTCCCGCCGCCGCGGGACTGTGGCTGAACGACAGCAATGCCATGACTGCAGCCAGAGCTTCTGCAACTTGACGGCACTCAGAAGCCACCGGGAGAGACagcatggagaggagaggaactgggaggatgaggaggacagggtggtgagagaggaagaggagggaagcaCTGCAGTAATCTCTAATGATTCAACCTGA